The Lysinibacillus timonensis nucleotide sequence AATATTAGTTGGTTCTTCAGCATACCAACTATACATACTAGACGCTTGTAAATTCTCTCCATTTTGCGTTAAATCAAATTCTGTCGTGTCTAATTTTGATATATCATAAGGGGCTTCTAATTGATAAAAAATAATCATCCCGGATTCATCCGCAATTGTTCCTAGTATAGTAAGGGTTAGATTATTCTTCGTTTGGACAATTCCAAGCTCTTCATAGTATTCATTTTCAACGATATCTTTAACCCCTTTATCTGCGGTTATGAGCTCAACAAGAGGGGCAAAGCCAGGAATTTTGGCCACAGATTGTGCAAATGCAGGTGAAATACGAATCGAAGTGACAAATACTATAATTAATATAGTAACTATGGCTAATTGTTTGTAAATGGTAGCATTTCGATTATCTCGTTTCTTATATTTGGAATAGCCTGCTTGTCGAGCTTTCGCTAATTTATCCTTTGGTACTTCTATAGTGTCCATTTCTGAAAGTAGACGTTGTATTTCTTTTTCGTTCATTTTACTTCCCCCCTTCACCAAATAGAGATCGTAGTTTTTTCAACGTTGTGTGTAAACGTGATTTGACAGTTCCTTCTGGAATTTGTATCGTTTCTGCGATTTCCTCATTTTTTAAATCTTTATAATACTTTAAATAGATTAATTGCTGTTGATCGATTGATAGTTTAGATATCGCCTCTGACAGTTCCAAATGAATCGTATTCTGTGTTTCACCCATTTCAATTTCTTTCTTTAGTTCCACTCGGTTCAGTTTTCGCTTCATATCATGACATACGTTCAATAAGATACGAATGAGCCATGTGGAGAGAAATTCCGGGTGTTTGACTGTATGTATTTTTTTAATACTTCTGTAAGTAAATTCTTGTATTGCTTCTAATGCATCGTGTTCATTCCTTAGATAACTATAAGCAATTCGATAGTGAACATCTTCATTGAGTTCTAATACTTTTAAAAATGCGTCATGGTCCCCACCTATTGCTCGTTTTGCTAACTCAAAATCACCCATTTACATCCCTCCTTTACTTATTAGACTATTCAAGTTACAAAATCGTTCAGGTAAATTTTATAAAATTTTTGGTTAAAGTTCTTTTATATATCGGTATCATTAGTTTAACTAAAAAGTCATATAAATTGATAATAGATAAGAGAATGGGGTGAAATTGCTGAAATTAAAGAAGATTACAGGGATTTTCGCTTGTTTAGTAGGGATTATCTTTTTCGGTTTTACATATGAGCCATTAGGAATGATAGGTAATATTGAGATTCATATTATAGGAATATTGTTTGTTGTGAAGGGGCTAAATCTTTTTTTTCATAAGGAGAACACTCAATAACTTGATAGAGGCTTGGACAAAACTAATAAATTTTTAAATAATGACAAATTTTATCAGAAACTAAATCGGAAAACTTGAAAAGCCTCGCCTTTTCGTTAATAGTTCCCTTTAAATGTTCATCATAGTAAATTGATAGGCAAATGAGCTTAGAAATTTCTTGTTTTCTAACTCCATTTTCTAATTTATTATTAAATACCAAATGGTTATTTTATTAATGCATGAAATATTTAAACGGATAAATTCCGCTTATATTAAAAAACCCCTCTATTTTTTTGAAAATAAAGGCAGTTTTTCCGGTTATCTTATCCATTTCTCTGAATTTTGCCTAAATTAGAGCAGTTAATCGGAATTTCTCCACTTATTTACGCTGCTTTTGCCCCCACTATATACAATAGACGGAGTTTCTCCGCCTATTTCATTAAAAAAATATAAAAGCTAGGGTAAAACCTACTTTGAATTGAAAAAACCGGTGGCATTTTGCAAAAGTAAAATGTCATCCGCTAAATTTTTGCATGATAAAAGGACGCTTTTTGATACACGACAACTAACTCCCGGCTAAAATAATTTGCAAATTGCAAGAAGAACAATTCACATTAAGATATAGTGTTATCTTTAACCCGACGGACAGAATACCATTAATAGTATTTCTTAACAATTTGAAGTACAACACTTTGAATTACCACAGTATATCGTGGTAAATGCCGGATACGCAGTAAACAGGAACAGATCCAGTAAATGGATTCCTGAAGGCAATTTAGGCTTTACTCTCTTTTGGTTGGAGGAAAACCAAAGTTTGATAACTAAATCGGCATTGCGCTATGGCCGTAAACTTAAGCAATTAAACGGCAAGATCATAAGATTTGTCTCCAATGATGTGATTTAAAAAAAGCGTGAAATCGACAGTACGATTACACGCTTTTCTAATTATTGAATCTAGTTTTGTCCTAGTCTCTTTTAGATTAAATATGATATTCGATTTCATCTTCCGCATAGTGCCAATCGTATGGCGTGATTTGGTAAACGTAGTAGTTTAGCCAGTTATAGAATAGTAAATGTGAATGAGCACGCCATGTGTTTTTTGGATCTTGACTAGGGTCATTATTTGGGAAGTAGTTCACTGGCATCTCCACATCGTCTTCCCCTCGTTCAACATCTCGTTTATATTCATCAGCTAATGTGTGGGCATCATATTCTAGATGTCCTGTAATCATAATATGTTTTGTGTCTTTGGATTGGATAATAAATGCCCCTGCATCATCTGAATAGCTTAATAATTCTAAGTCTGGATGGTTGCGGACTTCATCAAGCGAAACATCAGTATGTCTTGAATGTGGTGCAACAAATTCGTCACTAAATCCTCGCACTAAATCTACCGTTAAGTCTGTTATGACATGTGAATATATACCTGAACATTTTTTTGGTAATTCAAATTTGCCTATACCAAAATGGTAATAGAGGGCTGCTTGTGCTCCCCAGCAAATATACATATTTGATGTTACATTCACTTTTGACCAATCCATGATTTGAGTTAATTCGTTCCAATAGTTAACATCTTCAAATTCCATTCGTTCAACAGGAGCACCAGTAATAATCATTCCGTCGAATCGGCGATGTTTGATTTCGTCGAACGTTTTATAAAATGTTTCTAAATGTGATTTAGATACATTTTTAGACGAGTATGTTGCTGTATTTAAGAATGTTACATTCGTTTGTAAAGGAGTATTACCTAATAAGCGTAATAGCTGTAATTCCGTTTTTTCCTTTTCTGGCATTAAGTTAAAAACTAAAATGTTCAACGGACGTATTTCTTGCGTCCTTGCGCGGTCTTCTTCCATGATGAAGATTTTCTCTTGTCGTAAAATTTCACCAGCGGGTAAATTTCTCGGTATATTGATAGGCAATATCGTTTCCCCCATTTCTTAAATATGCCGATTTCATCTATCTTTTTACATATAAAAACCTCTCATTCCAGCAAGAGAATGAGAGGGTACAATTTAAATTTACGCTCTCTTATCTCCCAAGACATTTGTCTTGCTGGAATTAGCACCTTTCTAACCGAAAGTTAGAGGTTGCTGAAGCTTCATAGGGCCATGTCCCTCTGCTTCTCTTGATAAGATTGATTGATGAAATTAAACTAATACTAACATAAACGATAAAAGTTTGCAATATTTGGCCTTTACTTTTTAGAGACAAATCTTTCTTTCCAAATCAAACTTTCTTTCTCTGTAATTTGCTTTTCTAATTCCTGATCCCACTTCTTCAATAATGTATTCCATACACGGACAAAAAAAGTATCGTTTTTCTCATCGTGAACAATCATTTCGATAAATGGAATATCATTGACTTGTTCAAATTCTAGTGAATCAATAGCTGTGATAGTAATTGGATCTTTAGAATTTTCTTCTTCACTATCTCCTGAGTCTTGTCGGTGAATCGATTGTACTTCATTGAGTAACAACTCTTCTGATATGGTTAGCTGATCAGTTTGTTCATAAAAACGATAACTAGTTTCAGGGAAATCTTCGTACTCCAATACTTCTTCTAAATCACCAATAATAAAGTCTTTGTGTGTAGGACTATATAGTAGTTCTAGGGATGAAACATCTTGAATTTCTTCGTAGACACCGCTGTTTAACTGTATTCTCCCTTTATCGGTTATCTGATAATATACATCAGTTCGTTCGATCAGCCCCATTTTCTCCATTTTTGAAAGAAGATCTTGTACGAATAGTTGTTCTACTAATAATATTTCACTGATTTGTTGAGCGTTTTTGAATTTTGCCTTATCAACTGAAATTAAGAGCATTTTCATTAAAATATCCATCTGTCGACGAAGAACAGGTCTGTATAAAACGATAATAGTGTGAACAGGTACACACCAAAAGTTTGATTCAACTAGTCGTTGATGTTGTTCTAATTGTGAAGTGAATTTTTCAAGTAATGATTGTAGCTGCATAGTTACTCCTAAAATAAAGACGATTTGTACGATATTGAAAGTTATCATACCTTAATTATTTATATAATATCTAAAACCACTTTGCGCTTTTACTGTTTTTAATAAATTTTGATACATTGCTTGAGTCTCTTTTTTCTTTGGACGAGTTGTAAACATTTCGGTACTGCCAATTAACATGAGTAGCTCACGAGCTCGTGATAAGGCGACATTCAGTCGTCTGTAATCTTTAGCAAAGCCAATATCCCCATGTTTATTATCATTATTACGTACCATACTTACTAATATAACATCCATTTCCATCCCTTGAAATTTGTCAACTGAACCGGTACGTATATGTAAATGGTCGAGATCTAACTCATCAATAAGACGATTAATACGTTTCACCTGTTCTGCGTAGAAACTAATAACCCCAACTGATTTTAAATCATCTGCGTTTATACTGCCTTCTGTTTTGGCTTTTGCCGTTGCCTCGTTTAAATCGATAAGTAGTTTACGTACAACGTTTAACTCTGCTTCGTTAAATAAACTAGCTCCTTCTTTCATTCGTTCCTCAAAATAAGGGGCTTCGTTTGGAACATCAAACCATAATAGATGATCCGTACGATTTACTAATTTACTTTCTAGTTTATGGTCACGAAGAGTGTCCGAATCGGTTAGACCGCATTTCAATGAGTCACTTTCATTTTCATAAAATGGTGCAAT carries:
- the metA gene encoding homoserine O-succinyltransferase, encoding MPINIPRNLPAGEILRQEKIFIMEEDRARTQEIRPLNILVFNLMPEKEKTELQLLRLLGNTPLQTNVTFLNTATYSSKNVSKSHLETFYKTFDEIKHRRFDGMIITGAPVERMEFEDVNYWNELTQIMDWSKVNVTSNMYICWGAQAALYYHFGIGKFELPKKCSGIYSHVITDLTVDLVRGFSDEFVAPHSRHTDVSLDEVRNHPDLELLSYSDDAGAFIIQSKDTKHIMITGHLEYDAHTLADEYKRDVERGEDDVEMPVNYFPNNDPSQDPKNTWRAHSHLLFYNWLNYYVYQITPYDWHYAEDEIEYHI
- a CDS encoding sigma-70 family RNA polymerase sigma factor yields the protein MGDFELAKRAIGGDHDAFLKVLELNEDVHYRIAYSYLRNEHDALEAIQEFTYRSIKKIHTVKHPEFLSTWLIRILLNVCHDMKRKLNRVELKKEIEMGETQNTIHLELSEAISKLSIDQQQLIYLKYYKDLKNEEIAETIQIPEGTVKSRLHTTLKKLRSLFGEGGK